A single window of Magnetococcales bacterium DNA harbors:
- the ffh gene encoding signal recognition particle protein, which produces MFDNLSDRFESVFKKLRGRGALNEKNIKEALREVRVALLEADVHFDVVKGFIDRVREKAVGQEVMGSLTPGQQVIKVVHDQLVHLMGSANEQLNLAVQPPAVVMMVGLQGSGKTTTTAKLAKFLLAKEGKKSLLASLDVYRPAAMDQLRVVGEQAGVDVVATQANEDPRAIAERALQSARNQGADVLFLDTAGRLHIDEELMLELADVKALVNPVEVLLVADSMTGQDAVTVAKSFNEQLGVTGVVLTKTDGDARGGAALSIREVTGKPIKFMGTGETLDGLEAFHPDRVASRILGMGDVLSLVETAMEKVDIEETVKLQKKIQKADFTLEDFLGQMQQIKKMGSLQSLMGMIPGMKQAMKGKSMEMDEGHMKRVEAIILSMTRKERNKHQIINASRKKRIAKGSGTSVQEVNRLLKQFAQTQKMMKRLGKLGKKGFMRGGIPGMGGGGMPPGMGGGGGLPPGMPGMPPGGGGLF; this is translated from the coding sequence ATGTTTGATAATCTGTCCGATCGTTTTGAAAGCGTCTTCAAAAAGCTTCGGGGCCGGGGAGCGCTCAACGAAAAAAATATTAAAGAAGCCCTGCGGGAGGTGCGGGTTGCCCTCCTGGAAGCGGACGTCCACTTTGATGTGGTCAAGGGGTTTATCGATCGGGTCCGGGAAAAGGCGGTGGGGCAGGAGGTGATGGGCTCCCTCACTCCGGGTCAGCAGGTGATCAAGGTGGTCCACGACCAGTTGGTTCACCTGATGGGGAGTGCCAACGAGCAGCTGAATCTGGCGGTGCAGCCTCCGGCTGTGGTGATGATGGTGGGGTTGCAGGGTTCGGGTAAAACCACGACGACCGCCAAGCTTGCGAAATTTTTGTTGGCCAAGGAGGGCAAAAAAAGCCTGCTCGCCTCCCTGGATGTCTATCGTCCGGCGGCGATGGATCAGCTGCGGGTGGTGGGTGAACAGGCCGGGGTTGATGTGGTCGCCACCCAAGCCAACGAAGATCCTCGTGCCATTGCCGAGCGCGCCCTGCAGAGCGCCCGCAACCAGGGGGCGGATGTTCTGTTTCTCGATACGGCAGGTCGGTTGCACATCGATGAAGAGTTGATGTTGGAGCTGGCGGACGTCAAGGCGTTGGTCAATCCGGTGGAAGTGTTGCTGGTGGCTGACTCCATGACCGGTCAGGATGCGGTCACGGTCGCAAAAAGTTTTAACGAGCAGTTGGGAGTCACCGGGGTTGTGCTCACCAAGACCGATGGTGACGCCCGGGGGGGGGCGGCGCTTTCCATTCGTGAGGTGACCGGCAAACCCATCAAGTTTATGGGAACCGGCGAAACCCTGGATGGCCTGGAAGCGTTCCATCCCGACCGGGTTGCCTCTCGAATTCTCGGCATGGGGGATGTGCTCTCCCTGGTCGAGACCGCCATGGAAAAGGTGGATATCGAGGAGACCGTCAAGCTCCAGAAAAAAATTCAGAAGGCCGATTTTACCCTGGAAGATTTTCTCGGCCAGATGCAGCAGATCAAAAAAATGGGTTCCCTGCAAAGCCTCATGGGCATGATTCCCGGTATGAAGCAGGCGATGAAGGGCAAATCCATGGAGATGGATGAGGGCCACATGAAACGGGTGGAGGCGATCATTCTCTCCATGACCCGCAAGGAGCGGAACAAACACCAAATTATCAACGCTTCCCGCAAAAAGCGCATTGCCAAGGGATCCGGCACCTCGGTTCAAGAGGTCAATCGCCTGTTGAAGCAATTCGCCCAGACTCAAAAAATGATGAAGCGCCTGGGTAAATTGGGTAAGAAGGGGTTTATGCGGGGTGGGATTCCCGGTATGGGGGGTGGGGGAATGCCGCCCGGGATGGGGGGTGGGGGAGGGTTGCCCCCGGGTATGCCGGGTATGCCTCCCGGGGGGGGTGGTTTGTTCTGA
- a CDS encoding sulfurtransferase, with protein MSLSSTDAHAATDSGFPGVFVDADWLAQHIDEPDLKVFQVGGDLYYHRFHIPGAPLFPYKEILGIREGVSGMRADRDHLARVFGNMGIGPDTRVVAYDLGGGTDAARLIWTLASMGHHKGAILDGGLGGWLQADRPQEHHNPRLQPTEFQANPDTRWEVDWQELQALSEKQGETLVIDTRTQKEYVGMTLKPPRGHIPGAVHLDWTETLVAPRTPLLRSREELLARYAELGAKDLEIPIIVYCLTGHRAAQSWALLRHLGFKDVRLYDGSMMEWGMRNLPVVQGEKSR; from the coding sequence ATGTCTCTCTCTTCCACCGATGCCCACGCTGCCACCGATTCCGGATTTCCGGGGGTTTTTGTCGATGCCGACTGGTTGGCCCAACATATCGACGAACCGGATCTTAAGGTTTTTCAGGTGGGAGGAGATCTCTACTACCACCGCTTTCATATTCCAGGAGCCCCTCTCTTTCCCTACAAGGAGATTTTGGGCATCCGGGAGGGGGTGTCAGGGATGCGGGCGGATAGAGACCATCTGGCCCGGGTTTTTGGTAATATGGGGATCGGCCCGGATACCCGGGTGGTGGCTTATGATCTGGGAGGGGGGACCGATGCCGCCCGCCTGATCTGGACCCTGGCCAGCATGGGGCACCACAAGGGGGCGATTCTCGATGGTGGGCTCGGGGGGTGGCTACAGGCGGATAGACCCCAGGAACACCATAACCCAAGGTTGCAACCGACCGAATTTCAGGCCAACCCCGATACCCGCTGGGAGGTGGATTGGCAGGAGTTGCAGGCCCTTTCGGAAAAACAGGGGGAGACCCTGGTGATCGATACCCGGACCCAGAAGGAGTATGTGGGGATGACTCTGAAGCCCCCTCGGGGTCACATCCCCGGAGCGGTACACCTGGATTGGACCGAAACGTTGGTGGCCCCACGCACGCCACTGCTGAGAAGCCGGGAGGAGCTTTTGGCCCGCTATGCCGAATTAGGGGCCAAGGATTTGGAGATCCCCATCATTGTCTATTGCCTCACGGGCCATCGGGCTGCACAGAGTTGGGCGCTGCTGCGTCACCTGGGCTTTAAGGATGTTCGCCTCTATGATGGTTCCATGATGGAGTGGGGGATGCGTAACTTGCCGGTGGTGCAGGGTGAAAAAAGCCGGTAA
- the maf gene encoding septum formation inhibitor Maf: MELILASTSRIRRQLLERLGLSFTPLVPHTDETPLPGEAPRDLALRLAESKARSRGVDHPNALIIGSDQVAVLAGEVVGKPGNHARAKEQLLRSSGKRLDFLTGLAVYNPARERMQGRVVSSAVYFRELSPEQIDRYLQRDEPYASAGSFHAEGLGIALFQRMEGEDPTAILGLPLMALTTMLEQEGVLVV; the protein is encoded by the coding sequence ATGGAACTGATACTGGCCTCCACCTCCCGAATCCGTCGACAGCTTTTGGAGCGGCTGGGGCTCTCTTTTACCCCTCTTGTCCCCCACACCGACGAGACTCCTCTCCCCGGTGAGGCCCCCCGGGATTTGGCTTTACGCCTGGCTGAATCCAAGGCCCGCTCCCGAGGAGTTGATCATCCCAATGCCCTCATCATCGGTTCCGATCAGGTGGCGGTGTTGGCTGGAGAGGTAGTGGGCAAGCCGGGAAATCATGCCCGGGCCAAAGAGCAGCTGCTGAGATCCAGCGGCAAAAGATTGGATTTTTTGACCGGTCTTGCTGTGTATAATCCGGCCCGGGAGCGGATGCAGGGGCGGGTGGTCTCTTCGGCGGTCTATTTTCGGGAATTGAGCCCGGAGCAGATCGACAGATATCTTCAGCGGGATGAGCCCTACGCTTCAGCGGGCAGTTTTCATGCGGAAGGGTTGGGGATTGCCCTTTTTCAACGCATGGAAGGAGAGGATCCCACAGCCATTTTGGGGCTGCCGTTGATGGCGTTGACGACCATGCTTGAACAGGAAGGGGTTTTAGTGGTTTGA
- a CDS encoding DUF3157 family protein, with protein sequence MKQTSARWIFQKGFDQKTIVIAFAGIVFSLAGLLAAFSALGLVGVDSVEAATSNQPVASQQVAAPPQAELEAVVQTQAELQTALSPAELDAITVNNLRVARNKTNNRVVLASLSNQSSTSVTDIHIEVKFLDHEGKQLFQRVVNPLAVGTIFGDRVDPLPPTKNRPFKVSTDLVPSSWAGKVQAQVTHLRLGG encoded by the coding sequence ATGAAACAAACTTCAGCCCGGTGGATTTTTCAAAAGGGCTTTGATCAAAAAACGATCGTGATTGCTTTTGCCGGTATTGTCTTCTCTCTGGCAGGCCTTCTGGCAGCTTTTTCAGCCCTGGGCTTGGTGGGCGTGGATTCGGTAGAGGCCGCTACCTCCAATCAGCCAGTCGCCTCCCAGCAGGTAGCCGCACCCCCTCAGGCAGAGCTTGAAGCAGTCGTTCAGACTCAGGCAGAACTGCAAACAGCCCTCTCTCCAGCCGAGCTGGATGCCATTACCGTGAACAATCTGCGGGTAGCTCGCAACAAAACCAACAATCGGGTGGTTTTGGCCAGCCTCAGCAATCAAAGCAGCACATCGGTGACCGACATCCACATCGAGGTCAAATTTCTCGACCACGAGGGCAAACAGCTGTTTCAGCGGGTGGTCAACCCACTGGCTGTCGGAACTATTTTTGGCGATAGGGTGGATCCTCTGCCCCCAACCAAAAATCGGCCCTTCAAGGTCAGCACCGATCTGGTCCCCTCATCCTGGGCGGGAAAAGTGCAGGCTCAGGTAACCCATCTGCGCTTGGGTGGCTGA
- the purL gene encoding phosphoribosylformylglycinamidine synthase gives MILNGPPALSDFRRDRLLAEIRRLHPDVTTLSARFVHLAALSRGLDGEGEGLLRRLLSYGPQRLDWADVEPPGPASLVVTPRPGTISPWSTKASDIARHCGLDQLIRLERGVIYDFGDLPDGAASTITPLIHDRMTQIAGGMDLLTREGAARFFATDAPRPLIAIDLTGQGRGALEEANLTLGLALSGDEVDYLLDHFTAIGRNPTDVELMMFAQANSEHCRHKIFNADWEIDRTPQPHTLFGMIRHTEECSPEGTVLRYRDNAAVIQGGEGVWFHPKPASDTDPALYADHPEEQDILIKVETHNHPTAISPYPGAATGSGGEIRDEGATGRGGWPKAGLTGFSVSNLAFPEATQPWEIPYGKPDRIVSALDIMLEGPIGAAAFNNEFGRPNLTGYFRTFEMQVGEEVRGYHKPIMVAGGMGTIARRQVEKRPLSPGDLIIQLGGPAMLIGLGGGAASSQASGAGLADLDFASVQRENPEMERRAQEVINRCWQLGEDNPIISIHDIGAGGLSNGVPELIHGGGVGGRFDLARVPNDDPGMSPMEVWCNEAQERYVLAIPASAREQFQSICERERCPFAVLGEATREMRLVLTDSTTGQTPIDMDLDVLLGKPPRMLRQVSRLRPALPPFTSQGIDLNEAVDRVLRLPTVADKTFLITIGDRTVTGLVCRDQMVGPWQTPVADVAVTARGFSGVAGEAMAMGERTPVALISGPVSARLAVAEAVTNMAAADVDRIGDIKLSANWMAPAGHPGEDANLYATVEALGMELCPDLGIGIPVGKDSMSMKTVWKVGDEARSVTAPTSLIISAFASVKDVRRSLTPQLRRDQGETVLILVDLSAGQNRLGGSALAQVYGEVGNQPADLDSPDVLRGFFEGIRVLSREGAILAYHDRSDGGLFVTLAEMAFAGRTGLRVVLDGLGQDPISVLFAEEPGAVIQVKKADAEGVLERLQGLGIAQVIGELDHQDRMVFSWHGADVISRTRVELQRIWSETTWRMQALRDNARCADMEYDAILDVEDPGLSPRLTFDPDSVPAILTGAKPRVAVLREQGVNGQVEMAAAFHQAGFAAVDVTMSDLAAGRVELGGFKGLAACGGFSFGDVLGAGEGWAKSILYNSQLRDGFSAFFARSDTFSLGVCNGCQMLSNLRELIPGTEQWPRFVKNESEQFEARLALVEIPDNHSVLFQGMAGSRMPIPCAHGEGRALLQADTSTQSLIDGGMAVMRYVDNRGAPTENYPANPNGSPGGLTGVTSKDGRATIMMPHPERAFRSVALSWWPESGQEAGPWLRLFQNARTWLG, from the coding sequence ATCATTCTCAACGGGCCGCCGGCCCTTTCCGATTTTCGCCGGGATCGCCTGCTGGCAGAGATCCGCAGGCTTCACCCGGATGTTACCACGCTCTCCGCCCGCTTTGTCCACCTGGCGGCTCTTTCCCGTGGCTTGGATGGGGAAGGGGAGGGGCTTTTGCGCAGGCTCTTGAGCTATGGCCCCCAGCGTCTGGATTGGGCCGATGTCGAGCCTCCCGGCCCTGCCTCCCTGGTGGTCACCCCCCGTCCCGGCACCATCTCTCCCTGGTCCACCAAAGCGTCTGACATTGCCCGCCATTGCGGCCTGGATCAACTCATCCGCCTGGAGCGGGGGGTGATCTACGACTTTGGCGATCTCCCCGATGGCGCAGCTTCGACGATCACTCCCCTGATTCACGACCGCATGACCCAGATTGCCGGGGGGATGGATCTCCTCACCCGGGAAGGGGCTGCGCGCTTTTTTGCGACCGACGCCCCCAGGCCCCTCATAGCCATTGATCTGACCGGTCAAGGGCGGGGTGCACTGGAAGAGGCCAACCTGACCTTGGGCTTGGCCCTCTCCGGGGATGAGGTGGATTATCTCCTGGACCATTTTACGGCCATTGGGCGCAACCCCACCGATGTGGAGTTGATGATGTTTGCCCAGGCCAACTCCGAACACTGCCGCCACAAAATTTTCAACGCCGACTGGGAGATCGACCGCACCCCCCAGCCCCACACCCTTTTTGGCATGATTCGCCACACCGAAGAGTGCTCCCCTGAGGGCACCGTGCTGCGTTATCGGGACAATGCCGCAGTGATTCAGGGGGGGGAGGGGGTGTGGTTTCATCCAAAACCGGCCAGCGACACCGACCCGGCTCTCTATGCCGACCACCCCGAAGAGCAGGATATTTTGATCAAGGTGGAGACCCACAACCATCCCACCGCCATCTCTCCCTATCCCGGTGCTGCGACCGGTTCGGGTGGGGAGATTCGCGATGAGGGGGCGACGGGACGGGGGGGGTGGCCCAAGGCGGGTTTGACCGGTTTTTCGGTATCGAACCTGGCCTTTCCGGAGGCGACCCAGCCTTGGGAAATTCCTTATGGCAAGCCAGATCGCATTGTTTCGGCTCTGGACATCATGCTGGAGGGGCCGATTGGGGCGGCGGCTTTCAACAACGAATTTGGTCGACCCAACCTGACGGGCTATTTTCGCACCTTCGAGATGCAGGTGGGGGAGGAGGTTCGGGGGTATCACAAGCCCATCATGGTGGCGGGGGGGATGGGCACCATCGCCAGGCGCCAGGTGGAAAAGCGCCCGCTCTCTCCGGGGGATCTGATTATTCAACTGGGGGGGCCTGCCATGTTGATCGGTCTGGGGGGTGGGGCGGCCTCCTCCCAGGCGAGTGGAGCGGGGCTGGCGGATCTCGATTTTGCCTCGGTGCAGCGGGAAAACCCGGAGATGGAGCGTCGGGCTCAGGAGGTGATCAACCGCTGCTGGCAGCTGGGGGAAGATAATCCCATCATTTCCATCCACGATATCGGTGCGGGGGGGCTCTCCAATGGGGTGCCGGAGTTGATCCACGGCGGTGGGGTGGGGGGGCGGTTTGATCTGGCCCGGGTGCCCAACGACGACCCTGGCATGTCCCCCATGGAGGTGTGGTGCAATGAGGCCCAGGAGCGTTATGTGTTGGCCATCCCGGCGAGTGCCCGGGAGCAGTTTCAATCGATCTGTGAGCGGGAGCGCTGTCCCTTTGCTGTTCTGGGCGAGGCCACCCGGGAGATGCGCCTGGTGCTGACCGACTCCACCACCGGTCAGACCCCCATCGATATGGATCTGGATGTGCTGTTGGGCAAGCCTCCTCGGATGTTGCGGCAGGTTTCCCGGTTGAGACCGGCTCTGCCCCCCTTTACTTCTCAGGGGATCGACCTGAATGAAGCCGTTGATCGGGTGCTCAGGCTGCCGACGGTGGCGGATAAGACTTTTTTGATCACCATCGGTGATCGCACGGTGACGGGGTTGGTTTGCCGGGATCAGATGGTGGGGCCCTGGCAGACGCCGGTTGCGGATGTGGCGGTGACGGCGCGGGGCTTCAGCGGCGTGGCCGGGGAAGCGATGGCCATGGGGGAGCGCACGCCGGTGGCGTTGATCTCGGGGCCGGTTTCTGCCCGCCTTGCGGTGGCTGAAGCGGTCACCAACATGGCAGCGGCGGATGTGGATCGCATTGGGGATATCAAGCTTTCCGCCAACTGGATGGCCCCGGCGGGACATCCGGGGGAGGATGCCAACCTCTATGCCACGGTGGAGGCGTTGGGGATGGAGTTGTGTCCGGATTTGGGGATTGGTATCCCGGTGGGCAAGGATTCCATGTCCATGAAAACAGTCTGGAAGGTGGGAGATGAGGCCCGCTCCGTCACCGCCCCCACCTCTCTGATCATCTCCGCCTTTGCCTCGGTGAAGGATGTCCGCCGGAGTTTGACCCCCCAGTTACGGCGGGATCAGGGGGAGACGGTGTTGATCCTGGTGGATCTGAGTGCCGGCCAAAATCGCCTGGGAGGCTCGGCGCTGGCCCAGGTGTATGGCGAGGTGGGCAACCAGCCTGCGGATTTGGATTCTCCGGATGTGCTGCGGGGCTTTTTTGAAGGGATTCGGGTGCTCTCCCGGGAAGGGGCGATTCTCGCTTATCACGATCGCAGCGACGGCGGGCTGTTCGTCACCCTGGCTGAGATGGCCTTTGCCGGTCGTACGGGATTGCGGGTGGTGTTGGATGGTTTGGGGCAGGATCCAATTTCGGTGCTTTTTGCGGAAGAACCGGGGGCTGTGATCCAGGTCAAAAAAGCCGATGCCGAGGGTGTGTTGGAGCGGCTTCAGGGGTTGGGAATCGCCCAGGTGATCGGCGAGCTTGACCATCAGGATCGGATGGTTTTTTCCTGGCATGGCGCGGATGTAATCTCCCGCACCCGGGTGGAGCTTCAGCGTATCTGGTCGGAAACCACCTGGCGGATGCAGGCGCTGCGGGATAACGCCCGGTGTGCCGATATGGAATATGACGCCATTTTGGATGTGGAGGATCCGGGACTCTCCCCCAGGCTCACCTTCGATCCTGATTCGGTACCAGCCATATTGACCGGCGCCAAACCCAGAGTGGCGGTTTTGCGGGAGCAGGGGGTCAATGGGCAGGTGGAGATGGCGGCGGCTTTCCACCAGGCGGGGTTTGCGGCGGTGGATGTGACCATGAGCGATCTGGCGGCAGGCCGGGTGGAGCTGGGTGGTTTCAAGGGGCTTGCGGCGTGTGGCGGGTTTTCCTTCGGGGATGTGTTGGGAGCTGGGGAGGGGTGGGCCAAGTCGATTCTTTATAACAGCCAACTGCGGGATGGTTTTTCGGCTTTTTTTGCCCGTTCCGATACCTTTTCCCTGGGGGTGTGCAATGGCTGTCAGATGCTCTCCAACCTGCGGGAGTTGATTCCCGGCACCGAGCAGTGGCCCCGTTTTGTCAAAAATGAGAGTGAGCAGTTTGAGGCCCGCCTGGCTTTGGTGGAGATTCCGGATAACCATTCGGTTCTTTTCCAGGGCATGGCAGGCTCGCGTATGCCCATTCCCTGTGCCCATGGCGAGGGGCGCGCGCTGTTGCAGGCCGATACCTCCACTCAATCCCTGATCGATGGGGGGATGGCGGTGATGCGTTATGTGGATAACCGGGGAGCGCCTACGGAAAATTATCCCGCAAATCCCAATGGTTCTCCTGGGGGGCTGACCGGGGTGACCTCCAAGGATGGTCGGGCCACCATCATGATGCCCCATCCTGAGCGGGCGTTTCGCTCTGTGGCCTTGAGTTGGTGGCCTGAGTCGGGGCAGGAGGCGGGGCCTTGGCTGCGCCTGTTCCAAAACGCCCGAACCTGGCTGGGGTGA
- a CDS encoding phosphoribosylaminoimidazolesuccinocarboxamide synthase encodes MEKLEKLYEGKAKAVFATSNPDQVIQYFKDDATAFNAKKKGTISDKGVVNNLIASHLMTLLGVVGIPTHFIERLDAREQLVSRVEIIPTEVVVRNRVAGSMAKRLGREEGEVLSRPVVEFYLKSDELDDPLITLDHIDVFGWATEGEVEEIVELTHRINDILLGFFANIGIHLVDYKLEYGRLSDGRVVLADEISPDTCRLWDMKTGKKLDKDRFRRDLGGVEEAYQEVAARMGLQVDSEA; translated from the coding sequence ATGGAAAAGCTGGAAAAGCTCTACGAAGGCAAGGCCAAAGCGGTTTTTGCGACCTCCAATCCCGACCAGGTCATCCAATATTTCAAGGATGACGCCACCGCCTTCAACGCCAAGAAAAAAGGCACCATCAGCGACAAGGGAGTGGTGAACAATCTCATCGCCTCCCACCTGATGACCCTTTTGGGTGTGGTGGGTATTCCGACCCACTTTATCGAGCGTCTCGACGCCCGGGAGCAGTTGGTGTCCCGGGTGGAGATCATCCCCACCGAAGTCGTGGTGCGCAACCGGGTGGCGGGCTCCATGGCCAAGCGCCTGGGGCGGGAAGAGGGCGAAGTGCTCTCCCGGCCGGTGGTGGAGTTTTATCTGAAGTCCGATGAATTGGACGATCCCCTGATCACCCTGGACCATATCGATGTTTTTGGTTGGGCCACGGAAGGGGAGGTGGAGGAGATTGTTGAGCTGACCCATCGGATCAACGATATTCTCCTGGGCTTTTTTGCCAACATCGGTATCCACCTGGTGGACTATAAGCTGGAGTATGGTCGTCTCTCTGATGGTCGCGTGGTGCTGGCGGATGAAATATCCCCGGATACCTGCCGCCTGTGGGATATGAAGACCGGCAAAAAGCTGGATAAGGATCGCTTTCGCCGGGATCTTGGTGGGGTGGAGGAGGCCTATCAGGAAGTGGCCGCTCGCATGGGGCTCCAGGTTGACTCAGAGGCCTGA
- a CDS encoding TIGR00282 family metallophosphoesterase has translation MSVNQPSFEGEDRKSGRNGGKSSKRNGNTVSILMLGDVVGRPGRRAVREHLAGVRKKLGVDAVIANGENAAAGIGITPATAKELFTSGVDFITTGNHVWRHREVLPYLDQEVRLIRPRNYPPGAPGRGYGVFQIREGVRIGVLNLQGRVFMDPVDCPFRSADSLLKEVVMGRDLQGIIVDFHAEATSEKVAMGFHLDGRVSAVLGTHTHIPTADGRVLPGGTAYQTDIGMTGCYDSVIGMRSEGIIERFLTCLPRKFEPVHGNGMLTGALVRLDAKTGRCQEIRPLRRGAGLPETDYSKT, from the coding sequence ATGTCAGTAAACCAGCCATCCTTCGAGGGGGAGGATCGAAAATCCGGTCGCAACGGGGGCAAGAGCAGCAAACGCAACGGCAACACCGTTTCGATTTTGATGCTGGGAGATGTGGTGGGCCGCCCCGGACGTCGGGCTGTCCGGGAACATCTCGCCGGGGTTCGAAAAAAACTCGGGGTGGATGCGGTGATCGCCAACGGTGAAAATGCCGCTGCCGGTATCGGCATCACCCCCGCCACCGCCAAGGAGCTTTTTACCAGCGGGGTTGATTTTATCACCACCGGCAATCACGTTTGGCGGCATCGGGAGGTTTTGCCCTACCTGGATCAGGAGGTTCGCCTGATCCGCCCGAGAAACTATCCCCCCGGAGCACCCGGAAGGGGATATGGGGTGTTTCAGATTCGGGAAGGGGTTCGAATCGGGGTGTTAAACCTCCAGGGGCGGGTTTTTATGGATCCAGTGGATTGTCCGTTCCGCTCTGCCGACAGCCTACTCAAAGAGGTCGTCATGGGGCGGGATCTGCAGGGTATCATCGTTGATTTTCATGCTGAGGCCACCTCGGAAAAAGTGGCCATGGGGTTTCACCTGGATGGTCGGGTTTCAGCGGTTTTGGGAACCCACACCCACATTCCCACGGCAGATGGTCGGGTGTTGCCGGGAGGTACGGCCTATCAGACCGATATCGGCATGACGGGTTGCTACGACTCGGTGATCGGCATGCGCTCTGAAGGGATTATTGAGCGGTTTTTGACCTGTTTGCCCAGAAAATTTGAACCGGTTCACGGCAATGGTATGCTGACTGGGGCGTTGGTGCGTTTGGATGCCAAAACCGGGCGCTGCCAGGAGATCAGACCCCTGCGACGGGGAGCAGGATTGCCGGAAACCGATTATTCCAAAACGTAA
- a CDS encoding YtoQ family protein, translating into MNWRIHLSGEIHSDWRQRIISAIEAAKLPVTFTSAVTDHAASDEVGERILGVEAEPFWKDHKAAKINAIRTRNQLEKADVVVVRFGDKYRQWNAAFDAGMAASLGKPLIILHDPTLTHALKEVDAAALAVAQHPEQVVEILKYVIDHP; encoded by the coding sequence ATGAACTGGCGGATTCATCTCTCCGGCGAAATCCACAGCGACTGGCGGCAACGGATTATTTCAGCCATTGAAGCCGCCAAGCTCCCCGTCACCTTTACCTCTGCCGTGACCGACCACGCCGCCAGTGATGAGGTGGGAGAGCGCATTCTGGGGGTGGAAGCCGAACCCTTCTGGAAAGATCACAAGGCGGCCAAAATCAACGCCATCCGCACCCGCAACCAGCTGGAAAAGGCGGATGTGGTGGTGGTGCGTTTTGGGGATAAATATCGCCAGTGGAATGCCGCCTTTGATGCGGGCATGGCCGCCAGCCTGGGCAAACCCCTGATCATCCTCCACGACCCCACCCTCACCCATGCCTTAAAGGAAGTCGATGCCGCCGCCTTGGCAGTGGCCCAACATCCGGAGCAGGTGGTGGAGATCCTCAAGTATGTAATCGATCATCCCTGA